The Flavobacterium sp. 102 genomic interval AAAAGTTCAGGCAACTTTAAAACTATCAACACTAAACAAACACACCGAAATTTCAGAACACAATGCCATGATTGCGCCTTGCTTAAACGGCATCAATATCGGATTAATGAGTGAAGCCGGTTGTCCCGGTGTTGCTGATCCAGGCGCAGTGATTGTGAAGTTAGCCCATGAAAAAGGGATTCAGGTGATTCCGTTAGTTGGTCCATCTTCTATCCTATTGGCGATGATGGGTTCGGGCATGAACGGACAGAGTTTTGCTTTTAATGGCTATTTGCCCATTGACAAAGGCGAAAAGAAATCGGCACTAAAAAACTTTGAAAAGCTATCTAATGATAAAAATCAATCTCAACTCTTTATTGAAACACCTTACCGAAACAATAAGTTGTTAGAAGACATTTTGCAAGCTTTACAGCCCAATACGCATCTTTGTATTGCCACAGACCTCACTTTACCTACTGAGTTTATCAAAACGCTTCGAGTGGCTGATTGGAAAAAAACAAAGTTCGATTTACACAACCGACCTACTATTTTTATTATCCATAAATTTTAAGATCAAATACAAATTGTAATTATTCTACTTTAGGGTTTTTAATAGCTTTGATACCATGCGTTTCGAATCCTCCAAAATCTTTAAGATAAGTCTTTACCGAAGTACCGTATTCATCTTTACATTTTTTGGCTCCTCTTGAATTCAGAAAACGTTTTACTGAACCTGCACCGCCTAAATGCGCTGCTGCTAAAATACCTGATTCGGTAATCTTAACACCGTCAATTACTTCTCCTTCAAAATCCTTAATGTATTTTTTTAACTCGTATTTATTTTTTGAAAGTAAAGCTATAAATGCTCTTTCCTGAAGTTTAGGATTGTTTAAAAACCCAACACTATCATGAATACCAATTGACTTTAGGGTTTCAACCCCAAATTGATACTTCCCTAAATACCCTAGAGTATTTACTTTTTTGTATTTACCTTGTGATTCTTTGTGCGCAATGGCTTCTTTGTAGCCAATAAAATACTTGCCCTTAAATGGGATATCCAGACTGAAGTAGTCTATGGTGTTTTCTGAAGGAAAAACGTACCGAAGTTTTTCATTTTCATCAACACGAAAACCGAAGTTGATTTGGGAATTGTATGGTTTGAAACCTGAGCTTATGAAAGCTACTACTAGTAGGATTGATGTGTAAAAAATTCCTTTTTTTATCATTAATTGTTATTTCTCAAGCGCTGTCACCGACATGAAATTACCGGGTGCAAATATACAACTAAATTTATAAAATTGAATATCAAGTAGTTAAACTGCGTTAAAAGTAGATTAAGTGCAACTCAGAACCGCCGCGCCCCTTGATTTCAAACGTTGGAGCCGGAATTTTAATGGTATTGAAAATTGTTAAAATTGTCTTAACAAAATGCGATTTTGTTTCAATTTTCGTCAAATCAACGTCGAGACTGAGGTAAAATTGACGGTATCTTTTACTTTCCGGAAGAAAAACAGTATTGACCAATTCGTCTTTTCCGGTAATCATTCCTTCAGCTCCATAACCGATGGCAATATTTAGCCATTTCGGAATTTTGGAAGTCTTGATAAATGAATGAATATTAGCCGAAAGCCAATAGGTTTGGCCGTTGTAATCCTTTAGAATTTGCTCTTGTAATGAATTGCCTAAAACATTAGGTCTAGCAGAAGCATATGGCGTAGTATGAAAAGAAAACTTGGGAACAATTCGTTGTTCTTTCCAAAGCAATTCTTGAGAAACAAATAAAGCCGTTCCTGAAACATTGGCGGCCATATCACCTAATGATGCACCCCAATTGGCTGAATAGCCATCAAAAACCTCAACCGTTGTCAGGAAAGCCAAACCAAGTGTAGAACCATAAATCAATTGACTTCTTCTACTCGAACCAGCCCATTTCAAGGCATTGGCCCCAAAACTTCCTAAATGATAAGCGGAAAAAACATGTCCGGCCTTGTCCATCTGTAGCCATTCGGCATTGTCATTGATAAAATGAAAATCAGAACGCGGATAATCGGCATACCAAAGTTGGTTCAAACCAATTAAAGCAGTAGCACCAATAGCAGCTTCAGAGATGACAAGGGTTTTAAGTCGTTTCTGATTTAAAGTATCCGAAGGTTTTAAAAAATGCTCTATCCCATTTTGTGCCCAAAGAAAACTCGAGCAGCATAAAAACAGAATTATATAATGCTGCTTTTTCAAGGATTAACGTTTGGTTCCTTGAGCATTTAGCCAATCTGCATATTTTTTGGCGTTGACATTATGCTGTTCCATCGTAGCAGCAAATTCGTGATAGCCAAATTTTTCCACACTCGCACAGAAATAAAGATAGTCGTGTTTTTCAGGATTCAAAACGGCATCAATCGCATCTACATCAGGCATTGCGATTGGTCCCGGTGGCAAACCTAAATTTTGATACGTATTGTATGGTGAAGCTATAAACAAATCTTTGTACAAAACCCTTTTGATTATTTGGTCAAAATCATTATCTCTTAACTTCAAAGCATAAATGACTGTTGGATCAGCTTGCAATTTCATGCCGTCTCTCAAACGATTTAAATAAACACCGGCAACTGTTGGTCTTTCACTTTTCTTAACGGTTTCTTTGTGAACGATTGAAGCCAAAGTAATGGCTTGCACAGGCGTTAAATTTAACTCAGCCGCTTTGGCAATTCTCTCTTTGGTCCAAAACTTATTGTATTCGTCCAACATTTTATCGCGGAATTTCTCTGCCGATATGTTCCAATAAAACTCATACGTATTAGGCAAAAACATCGAAAACACATTCTCTTTGGTGAACCCATTTTTCTCCAAAAATGCCGGATCACGGAAAGTCGCTAGCAATTTTGTTGTATCAGGTTCGATTTGAGCACTGATACGTTCACAAAGATTCTCTAATCTTTCTTGGTTATTAAAAGCCAATTTAACCGGAACATTTCTTCGCATCGTGGCAACCAATTGAAACGCGCTCATTCCTTTCTTTAATAAAAACCTACCGGCTTTTACATTCTCAGGATACGAACGAAGACCAGCTATAAATTCAAAATTGCTCCTATTTTTTACATAAGGTGAAATGATTCTTAGCACGTCTTCATATTTGGAATCCGTTGGAATTTCAACATAGATTTCCGCTTTGTCAAAATTGGTATTCGAAGTGAAGAATTTTATATAAACAACCAATACTACTATTAAACCAACAGCAGCTAAAATTTTAAAGATTTTACTTTTGTTCAAAACCGAGACTATTTAAGATTTATTTTTTTATTAACTGAAAAAGAGCTTCGTCTTGAAAGACATTGTTAATGCGAATCCAATCCTTTTTGATGCCTATTTTTTCAAATCCAAATGTAGTAAAAAGAGCTAAACTGGCTTTATTTTCAACACCAATATTTGCAAACAACTGGTGCAATTGCAACTGTTTAAAAGCATAATCAATAACCAAACCCAACGCTTCTTTGCCAAAACCACTTTTTCTATCGGCTTCATTTTGGACAATAATCCCAACACCGGCGCGATGATTTCTTGGATCAAAGTCGAATAAATCAATTAATCCAATGGCTTCGAAAGTATCTTTTTTGCAAATGG includes:
- a CDS encoding SAM-dependent methyltransferase, producing MSTPNLKGKLYLIPTTLGEMNPDDVLPQSVKRAVDFIDHYIVENEKTARKFIKSVNPEKVQATLKLSTLNKHTEISEHNAMIAPCLNGINIGLMSEAGCPGVADPGAVIVKLAHEKGIQVIPLVGPSSILLAMMGSGMNGQSFAFNGYLPIDKGEKKSALKNFEKLSNDKNQSQLFIETPYRNNKLLEDILQALQPNTHLCIATDLTLPTEFIKTLRVADWKKTKFDLHNRPTIFIIHKF
- a CDS encoding peptidoglycan-binding protein LysM, with translation MIKKGIFYTSILLVVAFISSGFKPYNSQINFGFRVDENEKLRYVFPSENTIDYFSLDIPFKGKYFIGYKEAIAHKESQGKYKKVNTLGYLGKYQFGVETLKSIGIHDSVGFLNNPKLQERAFIALLSKNKYELKKYIKDFEGEVIDGVKITESGILAAAHLGGAGSVKRFLNSRGAKKCKDEYGTSVKTYLKDFGGFETHGIKAIKNPKVE
- a CDS encoding DUF2279 domain-containing protein; amino-acid sequence: MKKQHYIILFLCCSSFLWAQNGIEHFLKPSDTLNQKRLKTLVISEAAIGATALIGLNQLWYADYPRSDFHFINDNAEWLQMDKAGHVFSAYHLGSFGANALKWAGSSRRSQLIYGSTLGLAFLTTVEVFDGYSANWGASLGDMAANVSGTALFVSQELLWKEQRIVPKFSFHTTPYASARPNVLGNSLQEQILKDYNGQTYWLSANIHSFIKTSKIPKWLNIAIGYGAEGMITGKDELVNTVFLPESKRYRQFYLSLDVDLTKIETKSHFVKTILTIFNTIKIPAPTFEIKGRGGSELHLIYF
- the mltG gene encoding endolytic transglycosylase MltG encodes the protein MNKSKIFKILAAVGLIVVLVVYIKFFTSNTNFDKAEIYVEIPTDSKYEDVLRIISPYVKNRSNFEFIAGLRSYPENVKAGRFLLKKGMSAFQLVATMRRNVPVKLAFNNQERLENLCERISAQIEPDTTKLLATFRDPAFLEKNGFTKENVFSMFLPNTYEFYWNISAEKFRDKMLDEYNKFWTKERIAKAAELNLTPVQAITLASIVHKETVKKSERPTVAGVYLNRLRDGMKLQADPTVIYALKLRDNDFDQIIKRVLYKDLFIASPYNTYQNLGLPPGPIAMPDVDAIDAVLNPEKHDYLYFCASVEKFGYHEFAATMEQHNVNAKKYADWLNAQGTKR
- a CDS encoding GNAT family N-acetyltransferase, which gives rise to MVTLQGNTIYLRALEPEDLEFLYVVENDENIWEVSNTQTPYSKFLIRQYLENAHQDIYEAKQLRLAICKKDTFEAIGLIDLFDFDPRNHRAGVGIIVQNEADRKSGFGKEALGLVIDYAFKQLQLHQLFANIGVENKASLALFTTFGFEKIGIKKDWIRINNVFQDEALFQLIKK